CACTCTTTTTTTTAAAAAAACAAGACAAATGAAATGATAAATGCTAGTTTTATTCAACTGGTCAGCTTAGGATGTGACCTCTAAGCTCTGTTTAGTGTATTGAAACATTCTTTTATTCAAAATGGAGGTTGTTTTAATGGGTGTTCCTCCGAGTTCAAATTCCAGGTGGAAAGAAATCGTAACAGGCAAGAAAACTTATACTTTGAAGTTTCTCGCTGCAAAAATTTTACTAGGACGCCTTATCCGCAATGTTAATTCGGATAGCTCCCCGGAGAATGTGGCAAAGGCCGTTGCTGAGCTTCATGCTATTTATACTAAGAATGCAGACAATGCTTCGGCAAAGGAAGATCTGCAAACCATGTTCGGATAGGAGGGGATATGAACCAAGAACTTCTTAGCGTTAAGGAAACTGTGGATCTGATTGCCGATGGGAAAATCCTTCTTATTGCCGGAGATGAGAGCCTTCTCGCAGAACTTCCAAAGGGTAAGTGGATAGGTGGAACCATTCCTTATTTTGTTTCTTCCTCCGAAGGTGGTCTTGTTACCCAAAAACAACTTTTTGTAACCGATATTTCTGATGTCGCAGCTTCTATTACTCTGAAAAAGTATAATCAGGATGAGCTTGGAAACGTATACAAGGATGCAGGGTATGGCGGTTTCAGCTTTATCATCATCCCTGCTTCAAGTCCGGCACATGTTTCTTTTGCACTTAATGCGCCCAACTATCAGGATTTTGGGTCACAACCATTAGTGGGCTGGATTTCCGGTGTATTGTTGGACGACCTCGGCAAGGTAAAGCCAAAAGTTTTCAGCGGTGCAACAGGAAACAGTTACGAAGACGAGGCCTTGGTCATGCATGTTGACCTGATTCCCGGCAAAACAATTGATGTTGGAATTGTCAACATTTTCGAGCAGGGAGACGGCGATACACTTACATTTAATCAGGATTCCTTTGCGGCTGATTCTGTAATGGTCAATGGGGTCAAAAAGAATTTTGCGGAATATATCGCAGAAAAGAACATTGACACAAAGCTTCCCCTGGTTGCCGATTATTACGGAGCGCTGATCAATATCAGCTTTCAGGCAGTGTCTCCTGAAGATGGTGTAAGCTTTTACGCACCTGTTTTTTCAGGTGTCCGCTACAAGCATGCCAAGCCTTTGGCTGATTATGCAGGAGCTTTCAACAAACAGCTGACGGATAATGATGTTGCCGGAAAGAAAATCGCTTTTTCCTGTAACTGCATCCTCAACTATCTCTATTCAGAACTTGAAGGTAAAAAGACTGATCCATTTGTAGGACCGATAACATTTGGTGAGATTGCATACCAGCTGTTAAACCAGACATTAGTCTATGTGGATATTCATGATTAACAATAAGTTAATTTAAAACTTGACCCCCCGGCAACGGAACTGTTGCCGGGGGGTTTTATTTGTAATTCGACAAAAAGTATTTATTTTATGAAGTTAAAAGAAAAATAAAAAAACATCAGCAATAAGTATAAAACTGAAATTTAATTATACAAATTAATATATTTTAATATTAAATAGTTATACTTTTTAATTAGTTGTCAGCAAATAAAGCTGCATGTTTTTGACCTACCATTTTTTATTACCTCGATACCGGCACTGAATCTTAATAAATACTGTAGCAATAGTAATTTTATTGGTGTATTAATGTTCTGTATATCCTTTTAATCATGTATGATCTTGCTATAACATCAGGAGTTGGGGAATGAAAATTACCAGACATATGTGGCCGGTTCTTATTGTTTCAGCACAATTTGATGCTAAAACAGATGAAGGCTTACGGTTGCGAAATCTTGAAGAAGAATTGACACAAGAACAGGAATGTTCGGTTTACCCTTCATACAGTTACGAAGATGCTGCTGAAATATTCATTTCGCGAGCCGATTTGGGAGCTGTTGTTATTGATTGGGACATAAACTTTGAACGTTACAGCGAAGACGAAGGTCCTGAATATCTACTCAAAGAGATCCGCAAGCGGAATAAGAACATTCCCATTTTCCTGCTTACTGAAAGAATCACCATGGCGAACATTCCTACGGATGTTCTGGCCCAGATTAATGAATGCCTATGGAAAACAGCAGATACCGCTGAATTTTTAGCCGGACGCATTGAGACCCGGCTCGTAGAATACGTTCAGTCCGTATTCCCTATTTTCTTTGGGGAAATGGTTAAATATTCAGAAGCTTACAAATACGCTTGGCATACTCCCGGACATATGGGTGGCGAAGGTTTTCTCAAAAGCCCCGCCGGAGTTGCCATGCATAAATTTTACGGTGAGAACGTTTTCCGCTCCGATCTTTCCATATCCGTGCCGGAACTCGGCTCCCTGCTTGATCACAGCGGAGTTGTAGGCAATGCAGAAAAGAACTCCGCCCGAGTATTTGGCGCTGACCACACCTACTATGTGCTTAACGGAACCTCAAACGTCAACCAGATCATATGGCGCAGCCAGCTGGTCCGCGACGATATCGCCTTTGTGGACCGCAACTGCCACAAATCACTTAACTATGCCATGGTAATCACCGATGCATACCCGATCTACATGGTTCCCAGACGCAACAAGCGCGGTATAATCGGTCCCTGCCGCCTTTCTGAATTTTCCGAAGAATCCATCCAAACCAAGGTTCGTGAAAACTCACTCATTCCCGAAGAACTTAAGGAGCAGAGCGTGCGGATGTCCGCACTGACGAACTCCACATACGACGGAGTCTGCTATAATGTAATCAATATAAAAAAACAGCTCCAGAAAAGTGTGGACAACCTCCATTTTGACGAAGCGTGGTACGCCTATGCCCGCTTCCATCCCATGTACAAAGACCATTTCGGCATGGCTGATGATGATCTTAATGAACATCATCCGCCGATCTTCTGCTCCCACTCCACCCACAAACTGCTGACCGCCTTTTCGCAGGCCTCCATGCTACATGTCCGCGACGGAAGCAGCATCAAGATAGATCCTGATGAACTCAACGAATCTTACATGATGCACGGATCCACATCCCCCCAGTACAGCATGATCGCCTCCCTCGATGTCGCCACCAAGATGATGGAAGACAGCGGCGAAGTGCTTATGCATGACACCATGGTAGAAGCTGTTAATCTGAGGAAAAAGGTTTCCATGATCGCCAGCGAAATGAAAGAAAAAGACAGCTGGTTCTTTGAAATGTGGCAGCCGGAAAAGGTTCTCGTAGGCAAAGACTACAAAAAATTTGAAGATGTGGACACTGAATATCTGTGCACACACCAACACCCTTGGGTCTTCACAGCTGAAGATAACTGGCACGGTTTCGAAGACATGGAAGAAGAATACGCCATGCTCGATCCCATCAAGCTGACTTTCACAACCCCGGGGCTGCGTCATGACGGCAGCATGGAAGATGAGGGAATCCCGGCCTCAATCGTAACCGACTACCTGATCAACCACGGTATAGTTTGCGAAAAAACCGACTACTATTCCTTCCTCATGCTCAACTCCATCGGAACCACCAAAGCCAAGCAGGGTTCTCTTCTGGCCGGACTGCTTAAATTCAAGGAAGTATACGACGCCAACCGGCCCCTTGATATAGTCCTGCCGGCTTTAGTTAAAAATTACCCGGAAACATACTCCGGGGTTGGAGTAAAAGACCACTGCGACGCGATACACAACTACTACAAAGAACACAGACTGCTCGATAAGATGCAAGCCGCATTTCAGGTTATCCCGGAACAAGCCATAAAGCCGTCCGAAGCATATCACGCCGTGGTCCGCAAAAATGTGGAATATGTCGAACTATCAGAAATGAAAGATCGCATTCCGGCAGTGATGGTTGTTCCTTACCCCCCCGGCATCCCGATCATTATGGGTGGCGAAATTCTAAACAGCAAAGCTCAGCCCGTATTTGACTATCTGATGGCGCGTCAGGACTTCGAAAACGTTTTCCCCGGCTACGAAAGCGATATCCACGGAGTGGAGCGCATTGAACGCGGAGGTAAGAAATACTTCAAAACCATGTGCCTGAAGAAATAAATTGTTAACAATACAACAATTAAACCGGAGGGCCGCATGACAGGATCTGGCTCCAAAAACAAATTGTCAGTATTCACACTGATGATGATTAATGTTGCTGCGATTCTGTCCTTACGCGCCCTGCCGGGACTCGCAGAATACGGCTGGGGACTGATCTTCTACCTTGCCCTTGGTTCCATCAGTTTTTTTATCCCTTCGGCCCTTGTTGCGGCGGAACTGGCCTCCGGCTGGGATGAAGAAGGCGGTGTTTACCTCTGGGTACGAGAAGCGTTCGGGCCCAAATGGGGGTTTGTAGCCATCTTCATGCAATGGGTGGAGAACCTGCCATGGTTCCCGGCTGTCCTCGCTTTTGCCGGATCAGCAATCGCCTACACCTTCAATCCTCAGCTTGCGGATAACAAATGGTTCATTGTGGCGGTCATTCAAGTAGCTTTATGGCTGGCAACCTTAATGAACTTCCGAAACATGAAACTTTCGGCTTTCTTCAGTTCTTCCGGCGCCATCGTCGGGACAATTGTTCCCGGCATACTGATCATAGTGCTCGGCATTGATCATGTACTTTCAGGGGGCACGGTACAAATTCCGTTCACTCCTGAAGCCCTCATGCCCGACATAGAAAATCTGCAACAACTAATGCTGCTTGCGGCAATGCTGATTTCTTTCACAGGCATGGAAATGTCGGCAGTACACGTAAATGAAGTCCGCAATCCGGCTGTTAATTATCCTAAGGCGATCTTCACCGCCAGTGCCTTGATCATCGGCCTGTCCGCGTTAGGATCACTGGCAATCGCCATGGTCGTCCCCGCAGACGGGGTAAGTCTCAGTGCCGGGGTATGTCAGGCCTTCGACAAGCTGTTTCAGATTCACAAGATGGAATTCATGACCCCGATCATCTGCTTTCTTATGGCATATGGAGCCTTGACCATGGTTATCACATGGATGGTCGGACCTTCAAAAGGAATACGTGAGGTAGCCCGCGAGGGGTATCTGCCCAAACTCTGGCAAAAAACCAACCGTTACGGCATCCCGACCAATATCCTGCTCATACAGACAGCACTCTCGGCGCTGGTTTCCTGCGCTATTTTGTTTATGCCTACCGTCTCTAGCGCTTTCATGCTCATGAGCG
Above is a genomic segment from Maridesulfovibrio sp. containing:
- a CDS encoding amino acid permease, whose product is MTGSGSKNKLSVFTLMMINVAAILSLRALPGLAEYGWGLIFYLALGSISFFIPSALVAAELASGWDEEGGVYLWVREAFGPKWGFVAIFMQWVENLPWFPAVLAFAGSAIAYTFNPQLADNKWFIVAVIQVALWLATLMNFRNMKLSAFFSSSGAIVGTIVPGILIIVLGIDHVLSGGTVQIPFTPEALMPDIENLQQLMLLAAMLISFTGMEMSAVHVNEVRNPAVNYPKAIFTASALIIGLSALGSLAIAMVVPADGVSLSAGVCQAFDKLFQIHKMEFMTPIICFLMAYGALTMVITWMVGPSKGIREVAREGYLPKLWQKTNRYGIPTNILLIQTALSALVSCAILFMPTVSSAFMLMSALAVQLYLIMYLLMFAAAIRLRYTRADVKRGYTIPGGKIGIWCVSGLAITTCIFVFAFGFIPPKAVLDEGFAASAGYIGFLIVGISVFTYVPIYFYNKAVKKR
- a CDS encoding Orn/Lys/Arg decarboxylase N-terminal domain-containing protein yields the protein MKITRHMWPVLIVSAQFDAKTDEGLRLRNLEEELTQEQECSVYPSYSYEDAAEIFISRADLGAVVIDWDINFERYSEDEGPEYLLKEIRKRNKNIPIFLLTERITMANIPTDVLAQINECLWKTADTAEFLAGRIETRLVEYVQSVFPIFFGEMVKYSEAYKYAWHTPGHMGGEGFLKSPAGVAMHKFYGENVFRSDLSISVPELGSLLDHSGVVGNAEKNSARVFGADHTYYVLNGTSNVNQIIWRSQLVRDDIAFVDRNCHKSLNYAMVITDAYPIYMVPRRNKRGIIGPCRLSEFSEESIQTKVRENSLIPEELKEQSVRMSALTNSTYDGVCYNVINIKKQLQKSVDNLHFDEAWYAYARFHPMYKDHFGMADDDLNEHHPPIFCSHSTHKLLTAFSQASMLHVRDGSSIKIDPDELNESYMMHGSTSPQYSMIASLDVATKMMEDSGEVLMHDTMVEAVNLRKKVSMIASEMKEKDSWFFEMWQPEKVLVGKDYKKFEDVDTEYLCTHQHPWVFTAEDNWHGFEDMEEEYAMLDPIKLTFTTPGLRHDGSMEDEGIPASIVTDYLINHGIVCEKTDYYSFLMLNSIGTTKAKQGSLLAGLLKFKEVYDANRPLDIVLPALVKNYPETYSGVGVKDHCDAIHNYYKEHRLLDKMQAAFQVIPEQAIKPSEAYHAVVRKNVEYVELSEMKDRIPAVMVVPYPPGIPIIMGGEILNSKAQPVFDYLMARQDFENVFPGYESDIHGVERIERGGKKYFKTMCLKK